Proteins from a genomic interval of Yarrowia lipolytica chromosome 1E, complete sequence:
- a CDS encoding uncharacterized protein (Compare to YALI0E30833g, weakly similar to uniprot|P21133 Emericella nidulans PENDE Acyl-coenzyme A:6-aminopenicillanic-acid- acyltransferase precursor (EC 2.3.1.-)(Isopenicillin N acyltransferase)): MTSSSPLMRYIKRPLNLVTNPARSLFTSKTLNIMSSNGTDSANGTNGADGPSLSPEPELSMKVIKIAGTPYNMGYQHGQAVPQLVKGTLDFYKAFLTSWSGLSWTEIQQHANGFVPYLQREWPDFYAEMEGIASGSEQHVVDIVCLNVRTEVAFGLSKAFKKGASTAPEAASDGCTSLAWAKDGRSILAQNWDWMAPQRNNLVVLQGTPDNLPRFFSCTEAGIIGKIGFNEYGVGVLLNAIAAKGVDPTKTPVHVALRNALQFKTTAEVVKDFRLKGIAAAAHILVSDASGDAEGVESSAFDIEVCEKDNIGAVVHSNHYLKEHKDVEHFMFLQCSPDRVERIDTLVHDLATSGAEPTIDNVQALFSDTEGEPKSICKPVQTTSLEKSTTLFNITMDLVTKKAKLIVGRPVDPEGEIDLAFE; this comes from the coding sequence ATGACATCATCTTCCCCACTCATGCGATATATCAAGCGGCCCTTGAACCTTGTCACCAACCCTGCCAGATCCCTCTTCACTAGCAAAACGCTAAACATCATGAGTTCGAACGGTACAGACAGTGCAAACGGTACAAACGGCGCAGATGGTCCTTCCTTGTCGCCCGAGCCTGAATTGTCCATGAAAGTCATCAAAATCGCAGGTACTCCCTACAACATGGGCTACCAGCACGGCCAAGCCGTCCCCCAGTTGGTCAAGGGCACTCTGGACTTCTACAAGGCGTTCCTGACATCCTGGAGCGGTCTCTCGTGGACAGAGATCCAGCAACACGCCAATGGCTTCGTGCCCTATCTGCAGCGGGAATGGCCCGACTTCTACGCCGAAATGGAGGGTATTGCGTCGGGTTCCGAACAGCATGTGGTGGACATTGTGTGCCTCAACGTCAGAACCGAGGTGGCGTTTGGTCTGAGTAAGGCCTTCAAGAAGGGAGCTTCTACAGCCCCTGAGGCGGCCTCAGACGGATGCACCTCTCTAGCCTGGGCCAAGGACGGAAGATCCATTCTGGCTCAGAACTGGGACTGGATGGCCCCCCAGAGGAACAACCTCGTGGTGCTCCAGGGCACCCCAGATAACCTGCCCCGGTTCTTCTCATGCACAGAGGCCGGTATCATTGGCAAAATTGGTTTCAACGAGTACGGCGTGGGTGTCCTGTTGAACGCCATTGCTGCCAAGGGAGTCGACCCCACCAAGACACCCGTCCACGTGGCTCTCAGAAACGCACTCCAGTTCAAGACTACCGCTGAGGTCGTCAAGGATTTCCGGCTCAAGGGaattgctgctgctgcccaCATTCTGGTGTCGGATGCTTCTGGAGACGCCGAGGGAGTAGAGTCGTCGGCCTTTGATATCGAAGTCTGCGAAAAGGACAACATTGGTGCTGTCGTGCACTCCAACCATTACCTGAAGGAACacaaggacgtggagcACTTTATGTTCCTGCAGTGTTCCCCCGACCGAGTAGAGAGAATCGACACACTGGTCCATGACCTGGCCACATCAGGTGCCGAGCCCACAATTGATAATGTCCAAGCGCTGTTCTCCGACACTGAGGGCGAGCCCAAGTCCATCTGCAAACCTGTTCAGACTACTTCTCTTGAAAAGAGCACCACTCTGTTCAATATCACCATGGACCTGGTCACaaagaaggccaagctcATTGTTGGGCGGCCTGTTGATCCTGAGGGAGAAATTGACCTTGCTTTTGAATAG
- a CDS encoding uncharacterized protein (Compare to YALI0E30855g, similar to wi|NCU00459.1 Neurospora crassa NCU00459. 1 hypothetical protein (40655 - 49819)) encodes MTLVKYLLYTYIASFVLFALIRLTTGISIKRLGYLCVRGISFSPKAGVQINIGKVGFLLHRPSFARPGWINFYVSGLDISIDPVELEESKSHKSKKSKSATSCTYENKEWTLTPPDNAATRVARSFLTITRFIDFAIYSTTVDVKDVSTFILAQMVFQLDLRSHIASRRHTVTGTLYENLKLDGELPAFFTIIFRELLVKPSGDDYDDEQTEEILDSVLLEVRGFLKKKDLSLKRLAVNFKLGRINVLVDKLMEIKDAIKKVKKHEPEPEVVEEEKPHVAEADAKCAEEAAQVKANFATLLIRTIREVEVHVAQFGVYHIPASLFNDSPTDKLSFAIMAKDFNLDLRRLNPKSPAFRMYFESDDTAHQTIFSVISVVVGLSVNKDVPEELVYVPMVTLNSKTNMFSRTLSILSDSGSATTSEAETSDTESDAAAPIYSGQLITGALAISSPTVDLQTHHVPLLLTALNRSSKSKPPKVSDEHFFMKGLKPATNLKVTIEEPAARVLVTRASKDHKARKMVISSCEAIVCNLHSSHENLHDNDLETKYKLQTSLKVVGYSTWYRSPEGSRHDILDSQILQISINADMAPKLLMTVDGQLLKARFDMTEAEVVRGLREVVQNVRRNDVADQELHAEAEAKAKEEIACGHDLEDDEEDPCTYDPTLPKKPNALRKLPCWLQNVNFESSESAIAVGLLFHDDTYKDVSTLMVIGVEKCVLDYKNGVTQDGVSNEAARQYALEHSDQVVDETDDRRFVVSVKNVLAKESISSSAYEDEDDKKFDNREILNLPSLDMAVFTTSNKKGPYTQTTVMVPKVLMQYSAHVHWFVTVHLGLLLSIFHEELGTGKHSIEEDEDVNLVEPDTNMSEALEALQLRKKTNKFKKLIRERRMRKKVVKGPKEEVTVNLAIAMMRIKWHLPHDFWAMLELDTLTLDGRDLKKPIILAKYLRLYGTSPTVEDYWNRILIFRGLRVRADVPLIKETLASTERVHEDPLPCDERDDAVTAFIDGMQLCIPNQFICYTILDNILSGVKSIAHISQRLRLNTSDVVVWPKVMKPRAIPKVRIHTPRLLVIVEDDPFESQLNLIFQVGYKEQQSRLEKEKAFEEYSDRIMASRLPKKRSTRVATEDEIGSHKEGGHHHNLASIGTGLKDVFHKKHKNDSSDPQNSSSGGYKDTTTVSIEQAEEELRRNFATSWIINFNAASDERKLAVSDLYGTVWGDEQIAEDTAKNENILEYSDNPPLMSMYHKDVDWVIDRVQFPIAQIPDFLYDVGKGQPKDTVYTIMLPFFWNVQMGEWRINLRDYPLPLVHFPPLHPSQDASGPAVSFHGTFIVGEMLSEGIEYVRRIKVPLAPFVHPDEIAPSTFMMEVFRTVTSVKVFTNLTFEGHSISPTRINWGSSMSPAISAGFGAIDTFSKPPADHSPKPGFWDKARLIAHGRFKLKWDKSDIHFVMKSSKNPYAVLGDDAGLVWVWRNHVVWDINGEDNPKEFMRVDSEEFMLAVPNLGLSEREYLLRAFNAKDYGSQGQFLKVIMKVVGKVRWLAGVAFERDDPEHPGERTDKFKPHYEVITKNSAEINDPHWDAFRGFRSEYIHLALSVRNPQGRDWINATEPEQQAYNAIHLSPETFSHFKKWWHMFDSSTSMPARHGRLWMSPEERRELKKAPKKVSFGKSMHTVKYMIQLSQLFICHLYRHPENEDEASKHTRSAATGIKLRTDAYMMELHQRREPIKGSDVWKMKLNAGEIDFQSCDIRVISAVFKEESAHGVLARHMGLKDDVSSLGSSTNNTNSHQSGTTNTGSSRVGTFQISDGDFSWIDMDDFVEINESTPDGKSPEVAVIPMLYTPRWTYFRETDHEQKEYMTDSRGNKYRRFGDETNVLDGFLGKIAPQLTQIRLFEEREKDLAEQIKTHEAMLDSLKHGGNQSGQAVKDRIASVEETLFNLKTRYHVISHTCLGIRAPGESSCGPNSISERIKNELNDVNETKFNNRFIVHNVHLKWNNIVRNAMFRYLHRVEERKKLTYFMSRGAVKRIEDLLKELDKTMADDHYTSEQKQERAKKVTTNLLQEAAHMIDNRATCQERVDTMEEGLYNTYSDPNITIDNTYLVKLVSPQVQLMSEQNPDKVVMLTAPNISLRITSAIDESDIDADFKGVVEKRHGVQLEHANFFVLDREAVLNRSAFLMNNNNYGCHRNSLWPPWLAIEMCYDATALRDDVVVSDATVGLRYDKPNTLRLKSLQESAREARCTEDEEKEAFNRFNRIEVDFPKVTAYCTSEQYFAIYTIAMDLLLYSEPIKESNKKAMDRMLMTFDPKRLHSAPETIECLQNEMRRLRKIRDLMQTQKDGKKDVRQIDVELASGYLELFTMMAATTKILVTSKETEDFTDTMKWAIGSDEIIWHLLEDDHTPLVDFGMASPSFVRFQEPNGANTNCMEIQMMQGFNLKPNAPYPEMLGPFLDGDVNKNRRNAKLKKLDEPALVYAAWKMLAPIGGIPVMELLEVQLQPLKLALDQDTAEKMFSYVFPKNNDSPFNVHDPTKHKTMADAVAIYADSDNGSDLTGGNESLSSSLASRLDASPNNRYQVVGVKMPGDPDSPSASSTRKSMESDSSDESSSGRFNIFRNRRRQDESDEGTQMMERASEYTSIVDIRLHSAVICISLKGHGTKALADVHNFVFTIPDLVYQNKTWTNLDLANQVKKDVIRALLQHTGSLLRNKIRPHKRETNSAPLRQISEYTKFTAVDDLRADKDSNDHQNGRAGLESRAGTFTQPSSASVSRKPSTDSSLRKVTTSKSKESNGKEHRKSGFFHRLRESL; translated from the coding sequence ATGACGCTGGTCAAGTACCTGCTGTACACATACATTGCGTCGTTTGTGCTGTTCGCCCTCATTCGACTTACCACAGGTATCTCCATCAAACGTTTGGGGTACCTGTGTGTGCGGGGCATTTCATTTTCACCCAAGGCCGGCGTGCAAATCAACATTGGCAAGGTGGGTTTCTTATTGCATAGGCCGTCATTCGCACGGCCAGGCTGGATCAACTTCTACGTGTCCGGTCTCGATATCAGTATAGATCCCGTCGAGCTGGAAGAGAGCAAGTCTCACAAGAGCAAGAAGTCCAAGTCAGCCACAAGCTGCACATACGAAAACAAGGAGTGGACGTTGACGCCGCCCGACAATGCGGCCACTCGTGTAGCTCGCTCCTTTTTGACAATCACGCGGTTCATTGACTTCGCCATCTACTCCACTACAGTCGATGTCAAGGACGTCAGCACCTTCATTCTGGCCCAGATGGTGTTCCAGCTTGATCTGCGGTCCCATATTGCCAGTAGAAGACACACGGTGACGGGAACTCTATATGAGAACCTCAAGTTGGACGGAGAGCTTCCTGCATTTTTCACCATTATTTTTAGAGAGCTTCTTGTCAAGCCCTCGGGTGATgactacgacgacgagcAGACGgaggagattctggacTCGGTGCTCCTGGAGGTGCGAGGCTTCCTCAAGAAAAAGGATCTGAGTTTGAAACGGCTGGCTGTCAATTTCAAGCTGGGTCGAATTAATGTTCTGGTCGACAAACTCATGGAGATCAAGGATGCAATCAAGAAGGTAAAGAAACAcgagcctgagcctgaggtggttgaggaggaaaagCCTCACGTGGCCGAGGCCGATGCTAAGTGTGCCGAAGAGGCTGCTCaggtcaaggccaactTTGCAACGCTGCTGATCCGAACTATCAGAGAAGTAGAAGTCCATGTGGCCCAGTTTGGAGTCTACCACATTCCTGCATCACTATTCAACGACTCGCCGACCGACAAGCTGTCGTTTGCCATCATGGCCAAGGATTTCAACCTCGATTTGCGACGGCTCAACCCCAAGAGTCCTGCCTTTCGAATGTACTTCGAGTCAGACGATACGGCCCACCAGACCATCTTTTCCGTCATTTCTGTCGTGGTCGGTCTGTCCGTTAACAAGGATGTTCCCGAGGAGCTGGTCTACGTGCCTATGGTGactctcaactccaagacCAACATGTTCTCCAGAACGTTGTCTATTCTAAGtgactctggctctgctACCACTTCTGAGGCCGAAACAAGTGATACCGAAtctgatgctgctgctcccatCTACTCCGGTCAGCTAATCACCGGTGCTCTGGCTATTTCATCTCCCACTGTCGATCTGCAGACCCACCATGTCCCTCTCCTGTTGACTGCTCTGAACCGGTCTTCCAAGAGCAAGCCTCCCAAGGTATCCGACGAGCACTTTTTCATGAAGGGACTCAAGCCGGCTACCAACCTCAAGGTGACCATCGAGGAACCTGCTGCCCGAGTGCTGGTGACCCGAGCTTCAAAGGACCACAAGGCACGTAAGATGGTCATCTCGTCGTGTGAGGCTATTGTCTGCAACCTGCATTCGTCTCATGAAAACCTGCATGACAATGACCTGGAGACCAAATACAAGTTGCAGACATCTCTCAAGGTCGTGGGCTACTCCACATGGTACAGAAGCCCCGAGGGATCGCGACACGACATTCTAGACTCGCAAATTCTGCAAATATCCATCAATGCAGACATGGCTCCCAAGCTTCTTATGACTGTTGATGGACAGCTTCTCAAGGCTCGCTTTGATATGACTGAAGCTGAAGTGGTCAGAGGTCTTCGAGAAGTTGTTCAGAACGTACGACGAAATGACGTGGCTGATCAGGAGCTTCAtgctgaggctgaggccaaggccaaggaggaaattGCCTGTGGTCATGATCTAgaggatgatgaagaggacCCCTGCACATACGATCCCACATTGCCTAAGAAGCCCAATGCTCTTCGAAAACTGCCTTGTTGGCTCCAGAACGTGAACTTTGAGTCTTCTGAGAGTGCGATTGCGGTTGGTTTGTTGTTTCATGACGACACTTACAAGGACGTCTCTACTCTAATGGTGATTGGGGTAGAGAAGTGTGTCTTGGACTACAAGAACGGAGTCACTCAGGATGGTGTGTCCAATGAGGCTGCTCGACAGTATGCTCTTGAGCACTCTGATCAGGTTGTTGACGAGACTGACGACAGACGCTTTGTGGTCTCTGTCAAGAATGTACTTGCCAAGGAGTCcatttcttcttctgcttatgaagatgaagatgacaaGAAGTTTGACAACCGCGAGATTCTCAatcttccttctctcgaCATGGCTGTCTTCACAacctccaacaagaagggTCCTTATACTCAGACTACTGTCATGGTCCCCAAGGTGTTGATGCAGTACTCTGCTCATGTTCATTGGTTTGTGACTGTTCATctgggtcttcttctttctaTTTTCCACGAGGAATTGGGCACAGGAAAGCACAGCATTGAAGAGGACGAAGACGTCAACCTCGTGGAGCccgacacaaacatgtcCGAGGCCCTGGAGGCTCTGCAGCTTCGAAAGAAGAccaacaagttcaagaagctgattCGAGAGCGACGTAtgaggaagaaggtggtcaagggTCCGAAGGAAGAGGTGACGGTCAATCTGGCCATTGCCATGATGCGAATCAAGTGGCATCTTCCCCACGACTTTTGGGCCATGCTGGAGCTTGACACACTGACATTAGACGGTCGAGATCTCAAGAAGCCCATTATTCTGGCCAAGTACCTGCGTCTGTATGGTACTTCACCCACTGTGGAGGATTACTGGAACCGAATTCTTATTTTCCGGGGCTTGCGAGTTCGAGCTGATGTTCCTCTCATTAAGGAGACTCTGGCTTCCACTGAACGAGTACATGAAGACCCACTTCCTTGTGACGAGCGTGACGATGCAGTGACCGCCTTCATTGATGGTATGCAACTATGCATTCCTAACCAGTTCATCTGCTACACTATTCTGGACAACATTTTGTCTGGAGTCAAGTCCATCGCTCATATTAGTCAGCGTCTCCGTCTCAACACGTCCgatgtggttgtgtggcCCAAAGTGATGAAGCCCCGAGCTATTCCCAAGGTCAGAATCCACACTCCTCGTCTTCTGGTCATTGTTGAGGACGATCCCTTTGAGTCGCAACTCAACCTCATCTTCCAGGTTGGATACAAGGAACAGCAGAGTcgtctggagaaggaaaaggcGTTTGAGGAGTACAGTGATCGTATTATGGCGTCGCGACTGCCCAAAAAACGGTCTACACGCGTTGCCACGGAGGACGAAATTGGTTCTCACAAGGAGGGGGGTCACCATCACAATCTGGCCAGTATTGGCACTGGTCTCAAGGATGTGTTCCACAAGAAGCACAAAAACGACAGCAGTGACCCTCAAAACTCATCGTCCGGGGGCTACAAGGACACGACGACTGTGTCCATTGAGcaggctgaggaggagctcagACGCAACTTCGCCACTTCTTGGATTATCAACTTCAACGCGGCTTCGGACGAGCGTAAGCTGGCTGTTTCAGATTTGTATGGTACTGTTTGGGGCGATGAGCAGATTGCCGAAGACACTGCAAAGAACGAGAACATTCTGGAGTACTCCGATAACCCACCTCTAATGTCCATGTACCACAAGGACGTTGACTGGGTGATTGATCGAGTCCAATTCCCTATTGCCCAGATTCCAGACTTCCTCTATGATGTCGGTAAGGGTCAGCCTAAGGATACGGTATACACCATCATGTTACCCTTCTTTTGGAATGTTCAGATGGGCGAGTGGCGAATCAACTTGCGAGATTACCCGTTGCCATTGGTTCACTtccctcctctccatcccTCTCAGGATGCCTCTGGACCGGCAGTTTCGTTCCACGGTACGTTTATTGTTGGCGAGATGCTCAGTGAAGGCATTGAGTATGTTCGACGAATCAAGGTGCCTCTTGCTCCGTTCGTTCATCCTGACGAGATTGCACCTTCCACGTTCATGATGGAGGTGTTTCGAACAGTTACCTCGGTCAAGGTATTCACCAACCTGACATTCGAGGGTCACTCCATCTCGCCCACTCGAATCAACTGGGGCTCCAGCATGTCTCCAGCCATTAGTGCTGGTTTTGGCGCCATTGACACCTTTTCGAAGCCTCCGGCTGACCACTCTCCCAAGCCTGGCTTCTGGGACAAGGCTCGTCTGATAGCCCATGGACGGTTCAAGCTCAAATGGGACAAGTCAGATATTCATTTCGTCATGAAGTCTTCCAAGAACCCCTACGCCGTGCTTGGTGACGACGCAGGACTCGTTTGGGTATGGAGAAACCACGTCGTTTGGGATATCAATGGTGAAGACAACCCCAAGGAGTTCATGCGAGTCGACAGTGAAGAGTTCATGCTTGCCGTACCTAACCTGGGTCTGTCTGAGCGAGAGTATCTCCTCAGAGCCTTCAATGCCAAGGACTACGGTTCTCAGGGTCAGTTCCTAAAGGTGATTATGAAGGTCGTTGGTAAGGTGAGATGGCTGGCTGGAGTTGCCTTTGAGCGAGATGATCCTGAGCATCCCGGTGAGCGAACCGATAAGTTCAAGCCTCATTACGAGGTCATCACCAAGAACTCGGCTGAGATCAATGATCCCCATTGGGATGCTTTCCGGGGTTTCAGATCCGAGTACATCCACCTTGCTCTATCTGTTCGAAATCCTCAGGGTAGGGACTGGATCAACGCCACCGAGCCCGAACAACAGGCTTACAATGCCATCCACTTGTCTCCTGAGACCTTCTCTCACTTCAAGAAGTGGTGGCACATGTTTGACTCGTCTACTAGCATGCCTGCTCGTCACGGTCGACTCTGGATGTCGCCTGAGGAGCGTAgggagctcaagaaggctcCTAAGAAGGTGTCCTTTGGCAAGTCCATGCATACTGTCAAGTACATGATCCAGCTATCTCAGCTCTTTATCTGTCACTTGTACAGACACCCTGAGAACGAGGATGAGGCATCGAAGCACACTCGAAGTGCCGCTACCGGTATCAAGCTTCGAACGGATGCGTATATGATGGAGCTGCATCAGCGACGAGAGCCTATCAAGGGCAGTGATGTGTGGAAGATGAAGCTCAATGCGGGAGAGATTGATTTCCAGAGCTGTGATATCCGTGTCATTTCTGCAGTGTTCAAGGAGGAATCTGCCCACGGTGTGTTGGCTCGCCACATGGgtctcaaggacgacgTTTCGTCGCTCGGATCCAGCACAAACAACACTAACTCTCACCAGTCTGGTACCACCAATACTGGATCCTCTCGAGTCGGTACTTTCCAGATCTCCGACGGAGACTTCTCCTGGATTGACATGGACGACTTCGTCGAGATCAACGAGTCTACTCCTGATGGCAAGTCTCCCGAAGTGGCTGTTATCCCTATGCTCTACACTCCTCGATGGACCTATTTCCGAGAGACTGACCATGAGCAAAAGGAGTATATGACTGACTCACGTGGCAACAAGTACCGACGGTTTGGTGACGAAACGAACGTCCTGGATGGCTTCCTGGGCAAGATTGCGCCACAACTGACCCAGATTCGGCTGTTCGAGGAGCGAGAGAAGGACCTGGCTGAGCAAATCAAGACTCATGAAGCCATGCTGGACTCTCTCAAGCATGGTGGAAACCAGTCTGGTCAGGCTGTTAAGGACCGTATTGCGTCTGTAGAAGAAACTTTGTTCAACCTGAAGACGCGATACCACGTCATCTCGCATACCTGTCTGGGTATCCGTGCTCCTGGCGAGTCTTCCTGTGGTCCCAACTCCATCTCTGAGCGTATCAAAAACGAGCTCAACGACGTCAACGAGACCAAATTCAACAACCGGTTCATTGTGCACAACGTTCATCTCAAGTGGAACAACATTGTGCGTAATGCCATGTTCCGTTACTTGCATCGAGTGGAGGAGCGCAAGAAGCTGACGTACTTCATGTCTCGAGGAGCTGTCAAGCGAATTGAGGATCTTCTCAAGGAGTTGGATAAGACCATGGCTGATGACCACTACACCAGTgagcagaagcaggagcgggccaagaaggtgacCACCAACCTTCTGCAGGAGGCCGCTCACATGATCGACAATCGCGCCACCTGTCAAGAGCGAGTCGATACCATGGAGGAGGGTCTGTACAACACTTACAGTGACCCCAACATCACCATTGACAACACCTATCTGGTCAAGCTGGTGTCTCCTCAGGTGCAGCTCATGTCTGAGCAGAACCCCGACAAGGTGGTCATGTTGACTGCCCCTAACATTTCGCTTCGAATCACCTCTGCTATTGACGAGTCGGATATCGATGCTGACTTCAAGGGAGTTGTGGAGAAGCGTCATGGAGTGCAACTGGAGCATGCCAATTTCTTTGTTCTGGATAGGGAGGCTGTTCTGAACCGGTCGGCGTTCCTCATGAATAACAACAACTACGGTTGTCATCGCAACAGTCTTTGGCCTCCCTGGCTGGCAATTGAAATGTGCTATGACGCCACTGCTCTGCGAGATGATGTTGTTGTGTCCGATGCTACTGTTGGTCTTCGATACGACAAGCCCAACACACTGCGTCTCAAGTCTCTGCAGGAGTCTGCACGTGAGGCTCGCTGTactgaggacgaggagaaaGAGGCATTCAACCGTTTCAACCGAATCGAGGTCGACTTTCCCAAGGTCACGGCCTACTGTACTTCCGAGCAATACTTTGCCATCTACACCATTGCCATGGATCTGTTGCTGTATTCTGAGCCCATCAAGGagtccaacaagaaggctATGGATCGAATGCTCATGACTTTCGATCCCAAGCGTCTGCATTCCGCTCCGGAGACCATTGAGTGTCTTCAGAACGAGATGCGACGTCTGCGAAAGATCCGAGATCTGATGCAGACCCAGAAGGACGGCAAGAAGGACGTTCGACAAATTGACGTCGAGCTAGCGTCTGGATACCTCGAGCTCTTCACAATGATGGctgccaccaccaagatTCTCGTCACTTCTAAGGAGACCGAAGATTTCACTGACACCATGAAGTGGGCCATTGGCTCGGATGAGATCATCTGGCACTTGCTGGAAGACGACCATACTCCTTTGGTCGACTTTGGTATGGCTTCTCCCTCGTTTGTACGATTCCAGGAGCCCAACGGAGCCAACACCAACTGTATGGAGATCCAGATGATGCAGGGTTTCAACCTCAAGCCCAACGCTCCTTACCCAGAGATGCTTGGTCCGTTTTTGGATGGTGATGTCAACAAGAACCGTCGAAacgccaagctcaagaagctggacgagCCTGCTCTTGTGTACGCGGCTTGGAAGATGCTGGCTCCCATTGGTGGTATTCCTGTCatggagttgttggaggtTCAATTGCAACCCCTCAAGCTTGCTCTTGACCAGGACACAGCCGAGAAGATGTTCTCCTATGTCTTTCCCAAGAACAATGACTCTCCCTTCAACGTGCATGACCCCACAAAACACAAGACCATGGCTGATGCTGTTGCCATTTACGCAGACAGCGACAATGGCAGTGATCTGACTGGGGGCAATGAGTCgttgtcttcttctctaGCGTCTCGTCTAGACGCATCTCCCAACAACCGATACCAGGTTGTCGGTGTGAAGATGCCTGGTGACCCCGACTCTCCCTCGGCTTCATCCACCCGAAAGTCGATGGAGTCCGACTCATCCGACGAGTCATCTTCGGGACGGTTCAACATTTTCCGCAACCGACGACGTCAGGATGAGTCTGACGAGGGAACTCAGATGATGGAGCGAGCCTCCGAGTACACTTCCATTGTGGATATTCGGCTGCACTCTGCTGTCATCTGCATCTCTCTCAAGGGCCACGGTACCAAGGCCCTGGCCGACGTGCACAACTTTGTCTTCACCATTCCCGATCTTGTGTATCAGAACAAGACGTGGACCAACCTGGATCTGGCCAATcaggtcaagaaggacgttATTCGGGCTCTGTTGCAGCATACTGGCTCGCTTCTTCGAAACAAGATCCGACCCCACAAGAGAGAAACAAATTCCGCTCCTTTGCGACAGATCTCTGAGTACACCAAATTTACTGCTGTGGATGATCTTCGGGCTGATAAGGACTCTAACGACCATCAGAACGGCCGAGCTGGCCTGGAGTCGAGAGCTGGTACGTTCACTCAGCCCTCGTCTGCTTCTGTCAGTCGAAAGCCTTCCACCGATTCGTCTCTTCGAAAGGTGACCACTTCCAAGAGCAAGGAGTCCAATGGCAAGGAGCATCGAAAGAGCGGCTTCTTCCATCGATTGAGGGAGTCTCTATAA